Proteins from a genomic interval of Euwallacea fornicatus isolate EFF26 chromosome 1, ASM4011564v1, whole genome shotgun sequence:
- the MESR6 gene encoding UPF0489 protein C5orf22 homolog isoform X1 produces the protein MDRSMYGKVVPGTLNPFECTIRHGTEAPGCPKLKRHPKIPIYVVEYHHEVIPFIYRNIGSKHLPLEGSIFIHFDSHPDMLIPKNMSADTVYEKEKLFEELSIENWMLPAAHAGHFNQLLWVKPPWAHQIETSSSSFKIGKDKNNGTIRVTSKESYFIYECLYKKEEDLEHARSVFLDVITLGKKLSGEEEDYGKIRKLLWDYSYPMILDIDLDFFSTSNPFLKIYENADMYKQVKEIFKFSPPKSGSEEDISNFTVQRENQLNRLESIFKHIQEHKAMPDGELKDDTYEKVSKLRESILEHYEEKDVDWELVFDAGCTCDDSDLPHHVSSPEDLNIMFDSFKTFLELMPRDPIIVTISRSTEDDYTPGEDVDMIEEKVIGLLQERFVCDSPVLSYEKQSDHQ, from the exons ATGGATAGGTCGATGTATGGGAAAGTGGTTCCTGGAACCCTGAACCCATTCGAGTGTACCATAAGACACGGCACTGAGGCACCGGGAT GTCCGAAATTGAAGAGACACCCCAAGATACCCATATACGTGGTAGAATACCACCATGAGGTAATACCCTTCATATACAGAAATATCGGATCTAAGCATCTCCCCCTGGAAGGCTCCATTTTCATCCATTTCGATTCCCATCCAGATATGCTGATACCCAAAAATATGTCGGCAGATACGGTTTatgaaaaagagaaattattcGAGGAGTTGAGCATAGAGAATTGGATGTTACCAGCCGCTCACGCGGGTCATTTTAATCAGCTCTTATGGGTGAAGCCTCCATGGGCCCATCAAATCGAAACTTCCTCATCGAGTTTCAAGATTggtaaagataaaaataatggGACTATTAGAGTTACTTCTAAAGAGAGTTATTTCATATACGAGTGTCTTTACAAAAAGGAAGAAGATTTGGAGCATGCAAGAAGCGTATTTTTAGATGTGATTACCTTGGGTAAGAAGCTGAGTGGCGAAGAGGAGGATTATGGGAAAATCAGGAAGCTTTTATGGGATTATTCTTATCCGATGATCTTGGACATTGATCTCGACTTCTTCAGTACAAGCAACCCATTCTTAAAAATCTACGAAAATGCCGATATGTATAAACAAGTGAAGGAGATCTTCAAATTCAGCCCTCCAAAGTCGGGCAGTGAGGAAGACATAAGTAACTTCACTGTTCAAAGAGAAAATCAGCTGAATCGACTTGAATCCATATTTAAGCATATTCAAGAACATAAGGCGATGCCTGACGGTGAACTTAAGGACGACACTTATGAAAAAGTATCTAAGCTACGTGAAAGTATTCTGGAGCACTATGAAGAAAAAGACGTTGACTGGGAATTGGTTTTTGATGCTGGATGCACTTGCGACGACTCAGACCTTCCTCATCACGTCTCATCTCCAGAGGATTTAAACATCATGTTTGatagttttaaaacattcttaGAACTAATGCCTAGAGATCCCATTATTGTAACCATATCCAGATCTACTGAAGACGATTATACTCCTGGAGAAGATGTAGATATGATCGAGGAAAAAGTTATTGGGCTTTTGCAGGAACGATTTGTATGCGATAGTCCAGTGTTGAGTTATGAAAAACAGTCAGATCATCagtaa
- the Pax gene encoding leupaxin isoform X2 → MVLEFLKRSRPVTDEDITVAKNALLADLQNTVSGGSNHAGYGSLNSPRGRQTPASDTPSKSQIHGVNMGTYGKTQPVSGTRGYSGTGGSSYGGTGAIGGSGDKRRPGNNSLQELDNLLEDLSNSKYANTQENGLNGSTGPGSLGFVDGYGSGTRSPASYSRPSSAQNSLNRPSSAQSLRSQNSLNRPSVDDLLDELDHGDVIYEGPKKVVITVKETKTETGFPGETDLISSHTTRTASSATRELDDLMASLSNIKVNPEQPIREENIRPSKATQSQGPPANLDSMLDNLQADMSRQGVNTSQKGCCSACEKPIVGQVITALGKTWHPEHFTCAHCTQELGTRNFFEREGKPYCEPDYHNLFSPRCAYCNGPILDKCVTALEKTWHMDHFFCAQCGKQFGEDGFHEREGKPYCRDDYFDMFAPKCGACNRAIMENYISALNTQWHPDCFVCRECRQPFVGGSFFDHEGQPYCETHYHLKRGSLCAGCHKPISGRCVTAMFRKFHPEHFVCAFCLKQLNKGTFKEQNDKPYCHICFEKLFG, encoded by the exons ATGGTGTTGGAATTTCTCAAAAGAAGTCGACCGGTTACCGATGAGGACATCACTGTTGCTAAAA ACGCACTTCTAGCGGATTTACAAAATACTGTGTCGGGGGGGTCGAATCATGCAGGCTATGGTTCCCTAAATTCACCACGTGGAAGGCAAACACCAGCATCGGATACTCCTTCCAAATCCCAAATTCATGGCGTTAATATG GGCACCTACGGCAAAACTCAGCCAGTGTCCGGCACTCGTGGTTACAGTGGCACTGGTGGTTCTAGTTACGGTGGTACCGGGGCGATTGGCGGTTCCGGGGATAAACGGCGTCCAGGGAATAACAGTTTGCAGGAATTGGATAATCTTTTGGAAGACCTGAGTAACAGCAAATACGCTAATACGCAGG aaaatggTCTAAACGGATCGACAGGTCCTGGATCCTTGGGTTTTGTTGACGGCTACGGATCTGGTACTAGAAGTCCCGCTTCCTATTCTAGGCCTTCCAGTGCGCAAAACAGCCTTAATCGCCCTTCAAGTGCGCAAAGTCTGCGTTCGCAAAACTCACTTAACCGTCCTTCGGTGGATGATTTATTGGACGAACTAGACCATGG cGATGTCATTTATGAAGGGCCCAAAAAAGTGGTGATCACAGTCAAGGAAACTAAAACGGAAACAGGATTTCCTGGAGAAACGGATTTAATTTCGTCGCATACCACGCGGACCGCATCATCGGCCACGCGAGAACTGGACGACCTTATGGCCAGTTTATCCAACATCAAG GTGAACCCGGAGCAGCCCATCAGAGAAGAAAACATCCGTCCATCGAAAGCCACCCAGTCTCAGGGTCCCCCAGCGAATTTGGATTCTATGCTAGATAATTTACAAGCAGACATGAGCCGTCAAGGAGTTAATACCAGCCAGAAGGGATGCTGCAGCGCCTGCGAGAAGCCAATTGTAGGTCAGGTGATTACCGCGCTAGGCAAGACGTGGCACCCTGAACACTTCACCTGCGCCCATTGCACCCAGGAACTGGGAACTAGGAACTTTTTCGAGAGGGAGGGCAAACCCTACTGCGAGCCTGACTACCACAATTTGTTCAGTCCAAGATGCGCCTACTGCAACGGACCTATTTTGGAT aaatgCGTTACTGCCCTCGAGAAAACGTGGCATATGGATCACTTCTTCTGCGCCCAGTGCGGGAAGCAATTTGGAGAAGATGGATTCCACGAGAGGGAAGGAAAACCTTACTGTCGCGACGACTACTTCGATATGTTCGCACCCAAGTGTGGAGCGTGTAATAGGGCTATTATGGAGAACTACATTTCCGCCCTAAACACTCAATGGCATCCCGATTGTTTCGTCTGCAGG GAGTGTCGGCAACCTTTCGTTGGAGGTTCCTTTTTCGACCACGAGGGCCAGCCCTACTGCGAGACACATTACCACTTGAAGCGCGGTTCCCTCTGCGCGGGCTGCCACAAACCCATCTCCGGACGCTGCGTTACTGCAATGTTCCGTAAATTCCATCCGGAACATTTCGTCTGCGCCTTTTGCCTTAAACAACTTAACAAAGGCACGTTCAAAGAGCAGAACGACAAGCCTTATTGCCACATATGTTTCGAGAAATTGTTCGGTTAA
- the MESR6 gene encoding UPF0489 protein C5orf22 homolog isoform X2: protein MLIPKNMSADTVYEKEKLFEELSIENWMLPAAHAGHFNQLLWVKPPWAHQIETSSSSFKIGKDKNNGTIRVTSKESYFIYECLYKKEEDLEHARSVFLDVITLGKKLSGEEEDYGKIRKLLWDYSYPMILDIDLDFFSTSNPFLKIYENADMYKQVKEIFKFSPPKSGSEEDISNFTVQRENQLNRLESIFKHIQEHKAMPDGELKDDTYEKVSKLRESILEHYEEKDVDWELVFDAGCTCDDSDLPHHVSSPEDLNIMFDSFKTFLELMPRDPIIVTISRSTEDDYTPGEDVDMIEEKVIGLLQERFVCDSPVLSYEKQSDHQ from the coding sequence ATGCTGATACCCAAAAATATGTCGGCAGATACGGTTTatgaaaaagagaaattattcGAGGAGTTGAGCATAGAGAATTGGATGTTACCAGCCGCTCACGCGGGTCATTTTAATCAGCTCTTATGGGTGAAGCCTCCATGGGCCCATCAAATCGAAACTTCCTCATCGAGTTTCAAGATTggtaaagataaaaataatggGACTATTAGAGTTACTTCTAAAGAGAGTTATTTCATATACGAGTGTCTTTACAAAAAGGAAGAAGATTTGGAGCATGCAAGAAGCGTATTTTTAGATGTGATTACCTTGGGTAAGAAGCTGAGTGGCGAAGAGGAGGATTATGGGAAAATCAGGAAGCTTTTATGGGATTATTCTTATCCGATGATCTTGGACATTGATCTCGACTTCTTCAGTACAAGCAACCCATTCTTAAAAATCTACGAAAATGCCGATATGTATAAACAAGTGAAGGAGATCTTCAAATTCAGCCCTCCAAAGTCGGGCAGTGAGGAAGACATAAGTAACTTCACTGTTCAAAGAGAAAATCAGCTGAATCGACTTGAATCCATATTTAAGCATATTCAAGAACATAAGGCGATGCCTGACGGTGAACTTAAGGACGACACTTATGAAAAAGTATCTAAGCTACGTGAAAGTATTCTGGAGCACTATGAAGAAAAAGACGTTGACTGGGAATTGGTTTTTGATGCTGGATGCACTTGCGACGACTCAGACCTTCCTCATCACGTCTCATCTCCAGAGGATTTAAACATCATGTTTGatagttttaaaacattcttaGAACTAATGCCTAGAGATCCCATTATTGTAACCATATCCAGATCTACTGAAGACGATTATACTCCTGGAGAAGATGTAGATATGATCGAGGAAAAAGTTATTGGGCTTTTGCAGGAACGATTTGTATGCGATAGTCCAGTGTTGAGTTATGAAAAACAGTCAGATCATCagtaa
- the Pax gene encoding leupaxin isoform X1 — protein MSAKLRTRTPSPKTVTFDPSPPTTLERKPKAMKFRNLVEWEQYLNALLADLQNTVSGGSNHAGYGSLNSPRGRQTPASDTPSKSQIHGVNMGTYGKTQPVSGTRGYSGTGGSSYGGTGAIGGSGDKRRPGNNSLQELDNLLEDLSNSKYANTQENGLNGSTGPGSLGFVDGYGSGTRSPASYSRPSSAQNSLNRPSSAQSLRSQNSLNRPSVDDLLDELDHGDVIYEGPKKVVITVKETKTETGFPGETDLISSHTTRTASSATRELDDLMASLSNIKVNPEQPIREENIRPSKATQSQGPPANLDSMLDNLQADMSRQGVNTSQKGCCSACEKPIVGQVITALGKTWHPEHFTCAHCTQELGTRNFFEREGKPYCEPDYHNLFSPRCAYCNGPILDKCVTALEKTWHMDHFFCAQCGKQFGEDGFHEREGKPYCRDDYFDMFAPKCGACNRAIMENYISALNTQWHPDCFVCRECRQPFVGGSFFDHEGQPYCETHYHLKRGSLCAGCHKPISGRCVTAMFRKFHPEHFVCAFCLKQLNKGTFKEQNDKPYCHICFEKLFG, from the exons ATGAGTGCCAAACTACGCACGCGTACTCCGTCGCCTAAGACCGTCACTTTTGATCCTTCGCCTCCTACAACATTGGAGAGAAAACCCAAAGCAATGAAATTTAGAAACTTGGTCGAATGGGAGCAGTACCTTA ACGCACTTCTAGCGGATTTACAAAATACTGTGTCGGGGGGGTCGAATCATGCAGGCTATGGTTCCCTAAATTCACCACGTGGAAGGCAAACACCAGCATCGGATACTCCTTCCAAATCCCAAATTCATGGCGTTAATATG GGCACCTACGGCAAAACTCAGCCAGTGTCCGGCACTCGTGGTTACAGTGGCACTGGTGGTTCTAGTTACGGTGGTACCGGGGCGATTGGCGGTTCCGGGGATAAACGGCGTCCAGGGAATAACAGTTTGCAGGAATTGGATAATCTTTTGGAAGACCTGAGTAACAGCAAATACGCTAATACGCAGG aaaatggTCTAAACGGATCGACAGGTCCTGGATCCTTGGGTTTTGTTGACGGCTACGGATCTGGTACTAGAAGTCCCGCTTCCTATTCTAGGCCTTCCAGTGCGCAAAACAGCCTTAATCGCCCTTCAAGTGCGCAAAGTCTGCGTTCGCAAAACTCACTTAACCGTCCTTCGGTGGATGATTTATTGGACGAACTAGACCATGG cGATGTCATTTATGAAGGGCCCAAAAAAGTGGTGATCACAGTCAAGGAAACTAAAACGGAAACAGGATTTCCTGGAGAAACGGATTTAATTTCGTCGCATACCACGCGGACCGCATCATCGGCCACGCGAGAACTGGACGACCTTATGGCCAGTTTATCCAACATCAAG GTGAACCCGGAGCAGCCCATCAGAGAAGAAAACATCCGTCCATCGAAAGCCACCCAGTCTCAGGGTCCCCCAGCGAATTTGGATTCTATGCTAGATAATTTACAAGCAGACATGAGCCGTCAAGGAGTTAATACCAGCCAGAAGGGATGCTGCAGCGCCTGCGAGAAGCCAATTGTAGGTCAGGTGATTACCGCGCTAGGCAAGACGTGGCACCCTGAACACTTCACCTGCGCCCATTGCACCCAGGAACTGGGAACTAGGAACTTTTTCGAGAGGGAGGGCAAACCCTACTGCGAGCCTGACTACCACAATTTGTTCAGTCCAAGATGCGCCTACTGCAACGGACCTATTTTGGAT aaatgCGTTACTGCCCTCGAGAAAACGTGGCATATGGATCACTTCTTCTGCGCCCAGTGCGGGAAGCAATTTGGAGAAGATGGATTCCACGAGAGGGAAGGAAAACCTTACTGTCGCGACGACTACTTCGATATGTTCGCACCCAAGTGTGGAGCGTGTAATAGGGCTATTATGGAGAACTACATTTCCGCCCTAAACACTCAATGGCATCCCGATTGTTTCGTCTGCAGG GAGTGTCGGCAACCTTTCGTTGGAGGTTCCTTTTTCGACCACGAGGGCCAGCCCTACTGCGAGACACATTACCACTTGAAGCGCGGTTCCCTCTGCGCGGGCTGCCACAAACCCATCTCCGGACGCTGCGTTACTGCAATGTTCCGTAAATTCCATCCGGAACATTTCGTCTGCGCCTTTTGCCTTAAACAACTTAACAAAGGCACGTTCAAAGAGCAGAACGACAAGCCTTATTGCCACATATGTTTCGAGAAATTGTTCGGTTAA
- the Pax gene encoding leupaxin isoform X5, with translation MSAKLRTRTPSPKTVTFDPSPPTTLERKPKAMKFRNLVEWEQYLNALLADLQNTVSGGSNHAGYGSLNSPRGRQTPASDTPSKSQIHGVNMGTYGKTQPVSGTRGYSGTGGSSYGGTGAIGGSGDKRRPGNNSLQELDNLLEDLSNSKYANTQENGLNGSTGPGSLGFVDGYGSGTRSPASYSRPSSAQNSLNRPSSAQSLRSQNSLNRPSVDDLLDELDHGDVIYEGPKKVVITVKETKTETGFPGETDLISSHTTRTASSATRELDDLMASLSNIKVNPEQPIREENIRPSKATQSQGPPANLDSMLDNLQADMSRQGVNTSQKGCCSACEKPIVGQVITALGKTWHPEHFTCAHCTQELGTRNFFEREGKPYCEPDYHNLFSPRCAYCNGPILDKCVTALEKTWHMDHFFCAQCGKQFGEDGFHEREGKPYCRDDYFDMFAPKCGACNRAIMENYISALNTQWHPDCFVCRDCKLAVQGKSFYAVEGKPVCPKCIGADEEEDE, from the exons ATGAGTGCCAAACTACGCACGCGTACTCCGTCGCCTAAGACCGTCACTTTTGATCCTTCGCCTCCTACAACATTGGAGAGAAAACCCAAAGCAATGAAATTTAGAAACTTGGTCGAATGGGAGCAGTACCTTA ACGCACTTCTAGCGGATTTACAAAATACTGTGTCGGGGGGGTCGAATCATGCAGGCTATGGTTCCCTAAATTCACCACGTGGAAGGCAAACACCAGCATCGGATACTCCTTCCAAATCCCAAATTCATGGCGTTAATATG GGCACCTACGGCAAAACTCAGCCAGTGTCCGGCACTCGTGGTTACAGTGGCACTGGTGGTTCTAGTTACGGTGGTACCGGGGCGATTGGCGGTTCCGGGGATAAACGGCGTCCAGGGAATAACAGTTTGCAGGAATTGGATAATCTTTTGGAAGACCTGAGTAACAGCAAATACGCTAATACGCAGG aaaatggTCTAAACGGATCGACAGGTCCTGGATCCTTGGGTTTTGTTGACGGCTACGGATCTGGTACTAGAAGTCCCGCTTCCTATTCTAGGCCTTCCAGTGCGCAAAACAGCCTTAATCGCCCTTCAAGTGCGCAAAGTCTGCGTTCGCAAAACTCACTTAACCGTCCTTCGGTGGATGATTTATTGGACGAACTAGACCATGG cGATGTCATTTATGAAGGGCCCAAAAAAGTGGTGATCACAGTCAAGGAAACTAAAACGGAAACAGGATTTCCTGGAGAAACGGATTTAATTTCGTCGCATACCACGCGGACCGCATCATCGGCCACGCGAGAACTGGACGACCTTATGGCCAGTTTATCCAACATCAAG GTGAACCCGGAGCAGCCCATCAGAGAAGAAAACATCCGTCCATCGAAAGCCACCCAGTCTCAGGGTCCCCCAGCGAATTTGGATTCTATGCTAGATAATTTACAAGCAGACATGAGCCGTCAAGGAGTTAATACCAGCCAGAAGGGATGCTGCAGCGCCTGCGAGAAGCCAATTGTAGGTCAGGTGATTACCGCGCTAGGCAAGACGTGGCACCCTGAACACTTCACCTGCGCCCATTGCACCCAGGAACTGGGAACTAGGAACTTTTTCGAGAGGGAGGGCAAACCCTACTGCGAGCCTGACTACCACAATTTGTTCAGTCCAAGATGCGCCTACTGCAACGGACCTATTTTGGAT aaatgCGTTACTGCCCTCGAGAAAACGTGGCATATGGATCACTTCTTCTGCGCCCAGTGCGGGAAGCAATTTGGAGAAGATGGATTCCACGAGAGGGAAGGAAAACCTTACTGTCGCGACGACTACTTCGATATGTTCGCACCCAAGTGTGGAGCGTGTAATAGGGCTATTATGGAGAACTACATTTCCGCCCTAAACACTCAATGGCATCCCGATTGTTTCGTCTGCAGG GATTGCAAATTGGCTGTCCAAGGAAAATCATTCTACGCAGTGGAAGGAAAACCTGTATGCCCGAAATGTATTGGAGCCGATGAGGAGGAGGATGAATAA
- the Pax gene encoding leupaxin isoform X3, with the protein MSTLSTYDEFIEFDALLADLQNTVSGGSNHAGYGSLNSPRGRQTPASDTPSKSQIHGVNMGTYGKTQPVSGTRGYSGTGGSSYGGTGAIGGSGDKRRPGNNSLQELDNLLEDLSNSKYANTQENGLNGSTGPGSLGFVDGYGSGTRSPASYSRPSSAQNSLNRPSSAQSLRSQNSLNRPSVDDLLDELDHGDVIYEGPKKVVITVKETKTETGFPGETDLISSHTTRTASSATRELDDLMASLSNIKVNPEQPIREENIRPSKATQSQGPPANLDSMLDNLQADMSRQGVNTSQKGCCSACEKPIVGQVITALGKTWHPEHFTCAHCTQELGTRNFFEREGKPYCEPDYHNLFSPRCAYCNGPILDKCVTALEKTWHMDHFFCAQCGKQFGEDGFHEREGKPYCRDDYFDMFAPKCGACNRAIMENYISALNTQWHPDCFVCRECRQPFVGGSFFDHEGQPYCETHYHLKRGSLCAGCHKPISGRCVTAMFRKFHPEHFVCAFCLKQLNKGTFKEQNDKPYCHICFEKLFG; encoded by the exons ATGAGTACTTTGTCGACTTACGACGAATTTATCGAATTCG ACGCACTTCTAGCGGATTTACAAAATACTGTGTCGGGGGGGTCGAATCATGCAGGCTATGGTTCCCTAAATTCACCACGTGGAAGGCAAACACCAGCATCGGATACTCCTTCCAAATCCCAAATTCATGGCGTTAATATG GGCACCTACGGCAAAACTCAGCCAGTGTCCGGCACTCGTGGTTACAGTGGCACTGGTGGTTCTAGTTACGGTGGTACCGGGGCGATTGGCGGTTCCGGGGATAAACGGCGTCCAGGGAATAACAGTTTGCAGGAATTGGATAATCTTTTGGAAGACCTGAGTAACAGCAAATACGCTAATACGCAGG aaaatggTCTAAACGGATCGACAGGTCCTGGATCCTTGGGTTTTGTTGACGGCTACGGATCTGGTACTAGAAGTCCCGCTTCCTATTCTAGGCCTTCCAGTGCGCAAAACAGCCTTAATCGCCCTTCAAGTGCGCAAAGTCTGCGTTCGCAAAACTCACTTAACCGTCCTTCGGTGGATGATTTATTGGACGAACTAGACCATGG cGATGTCATTTATGAAGGGCCCAAAAAAGTGGTGATCACAGTCAAGGAAACTAAAACGGAAACAGGATTTCCTGGAGAAACGGATTTAATTTCGTCGCATACCACGCGGACCGCATCATCGGCCACGCGAGAACTGGACGACCTTATGGCCAGTTTATCCAACATCAAG GTGAACCCGGAGCAGCCCATCAGAGAAGAAAACATCCGTCCATCGAAAGCCACCCAGTCTCAGGGTCCCCCAGCGAATTTGGATTCTATGCTAGATAATTTACAAGCAGACATGAGCCGTCAAGGAGTTAATACCAGCCAGAAGGGATGCTGCAGCGCCTGCGAGAAGCCAATTGTAGGTCAGGTGATTACCGCGCTAGGCAAGACGTGGCACCCTGAACACTTCACCTGCGCCCATTGCACCCAGGAACTGGGAACTAGGAACTTTTTCGAGAGGGAGGGCAAACCCTACTGCGAGCCTGACTACCACAATTTGTTCAGTCCAAGATGCGCCTACTGCAACGGACCTATTTTGGAT aaatgCGTTACTGCCCTCGAGAAAACGTGGCATATGGATCACTTCTTCTGCGCCCAGTGCGGGAAGCAATTTGGAGAAGATGGATTCCACGAGAGGGAAGGAAAACCTTACTGTCGCGACGACTACTTCGATATGTTCGCACCCAAGTGTGGAGCGTGTAATAGGGCTATTATGGAGAACTACATTTCCGCCCTAAACACTCAATGGCATCCCGATTGTTTCGTCTGCAGG GAGTGTCGGCAACCTTTCGTTGGAGGTTCCTTTTTCGACCACGAGGGCCAGCCCTACTGCGAGACACATTACCACTTGAAGCGCGGTTCCCTCTGCGCGGGCTGCCACAAACCCATCTCCGGACGCTGCGTTACTGCAATGTTCCGTAAATTCCATCCGGAACATTTCGTCTGCGCCTTTTGCCTTAAACAACTTAACAAAGGCACGTTCAAAGAGCAGAACGACAAGCCTTATTGCCACATATGTTTCGAGAAATTGTTCGGTTAA
- the Pax gene encoding leupaxin isoform X4 yields the protein MGDNLDALLADLQNTVSGGSNHAGYGSLNSPRGRQTPASDTPSKSQIHGVNMGTYGKTQPVSGTRGYSGTGGSSYGGTGAIGGSGDKRRPGNNSLQELDNLLEDLSNSKYANTQENGLNGSTGPGSLGFVDGYGSGTRSPASYSRPSSAQNSLNRPSSAQSLRSQNSLNRPSVDDLLDELDHGDVIYEGPKKVVITVKETKTETGFPGETDLISSHTTRTASSATRELDDLMASLSNIKVNPEQPIREENIRPSKATQSQGPPANLDSMLDNLQADMSRQGVNTSQKGCCSACEKPIVGQVITALGKTWHPEHFTCAHCTQELGTRNFFEREGKPYCEPDYHNLFSPRCAYCNGPILDKCVTALEKTWHMDHFFCAQCGKQFGEDGFHEREGKPYCRDDYFDMFAPKCGACNRAIMENYISALNTQWHPDCFVCRECRQPFVGGSFFDHEGQPYCETHYHLKRGSLCAGCHKPISGRCVTAMFRKFHPEHFVCAFCLKQLNKGTFKEQNDKPYCHICFEKLFG from the exons ACGCACTTCTAGCGGATTTACAAAATACTGTGTCGGGGGGGTCGAATCATGCAGGCTATGGTTCCCTAAATTCACCACGTGGAAGGCAAACACCAGCATCGGATACTCCTTCCAAATCCCAAATTCATGGCGTTAATATG GGCACCTACGGCAAAACTCAGCCAGTGTCCGGCACTCGTGGTTACAGTGGCACTGGTGGTTCTAGTTACGGTGGTACCGGGGCGATTGGCGGTTCCGGGGATAAACGGCGTCCAGGGAATAACAGTTTGCAGGAATTGGATAATCTTTTGGAAGACCTGAGTAACAGCAAATACGCTAATACGCAGG aaaatggTCTAAACGGATCGACAGGTCCTGGATCCTTGGGTTTTGTTGACGGCTACGGATCTGGTACTAGAAGTCCCGCTTCCTATTCTAGGCCTTCCAGTGCGCAAAACAGCCTTAATCGCCCTTCAAGTGCGCAAAGTCTGCGTTCGCAAAACTCACTTAACCGTCCTTCGGTGGATGATTTATTGGACGAACTAGACCATGG cGATGTCATTTATGAAGGGCCCAAAAAAGTGGTGATCACAGTCAAGGAAACTAAAACGGAAACAGGATTTCCTGGAGAAACGGATTTAATTTCGTCGCATACCACGCGGACCGCATCATCGGCCACGCGAGAACTGGACGACCTTATGGCCAGTTTATCCAACATCAAG GTGAACCCGGAGCAGCCCATCAGAGAAGAAAACATCCGTCCATCGAAAGCCACCCAGTCTCAGGGTCCCCCAGCGAATTTGGATTCTATGCTAGATAATTTACAAGCAGACATGAGCCGTCAAGGAGTTAATACCAGCCAGAAGGGATGCTGCAGCGCCTGCGAGAAGCCAATTGTAGGTCAGGTGATTACCGCGCTAGGCAAGACGTGGCACCCTGAACACTTCACCTGCGCCCATTGCACCCAGGAACTGGGAACTAGGAACTTTTTCGAGAGGGAGGGCAAACCCTACTGCGAGCCTGACTACCACAATTTGTTCAGTCCAAGATGCGCCTACTGCAACGGACCTATTTTGGAT aaatgCGTTACTGCCCTCGAGAAAACGTGGCATATGGATCACTTCTTCTGCGCCCAGTGCGGGAAGCAATTTGGAGAAGATGGATTCCACGAGAGGGAAGGAAAACCTTACTGTCGCGACGACTACTTCGATATGTTCGCACCCAAGTGTGGAGCGTGTAATAGGGCTATTATGGAGAACTACATTTCCGCCCTAAACACTCAATGGCATCCCGATTGTTTCGTCTGCAGG GAGTGTCGGCAACCTTTCGTTGGAGGTTCCTTTTTCGACCACGAGGGCCAGCCCTACTGCGAGACACATTACCACTTGAAGCGCGGTTCCCTCTGCGCGGGCTGCCACAAACCCATCTCCGGACGCTGCGTTACTGCAATGTTCCGTAAATTCCATCCGGAACATTTCGTCTGCGCCTTTTGCCTTAAACAACTTAACAAAGGCACGTTCAAAGAGCAGAACGACAAGCCTTATTGCCACATATGTTTCGAGAAATTGTTCGGTTAA